A part of Coriobacteriia bacterium genomic DNA contains:
- a CDS encoding DUF4126 domain-containing protein: MELLTALGLSIPAGLNAYIPLLAISLAQQFGWLELKEPFNAMGEWWMIAIIAVLLVIEIVADKVPAVDHVNDVIQTFIRPAAGGIVAVAAAGSTTDVSPWLLVLAGVLLAGGVHAAKATTRPAVNVTTAGMGAPIVSAAEDMAAVAMSIIAIVAPILVAFFAAGLVYTFWRLWQRKKRTGSIVADY; this comes from the coding sequence GTGGAGCTGCTGACCGCGCTCGGCCTGTCGATCCCGGCGGGTCTCAACGCCTACATACCGCTGCTGGCGATCTCACTCGCCCAGCAGTTCGGATGGCTCGAACTCAAGGAGCCGTTCAACGCGATGGGCGAGTGGTGGATGATCGCGATCATCGCGGTCCTGCTCGTGATCGAGATCGTGGCCGACAAGGTGCCCGCCGTCGACCACGTGAACGACGTCATCCAGACCTTCATCCGTCCGGCGGCAGGCGGCATCGTGGCCGTCGCCGCAGCCGGTAGCACCACCGACGTCAGCCCGTGGCTGCTCGTGCTTGCGGGCGTACTCCTTGCGGGCGGCGTGCACGCGGCCAAGGCCACCACCCGGCCCGCTGTGAACGTGACCACCGCCGGGATGGGCGCGCCGATCGTGAGCGCTGCCGAGGACATGGCGGCCGTGGCGATGTCGATCATCGCGATCGTGGCGCCGATCCTCGTCGCGTTCTTCGCGGCAGGGCTCGTCTACACGTTCTGGCGGCTGTGGCAGCGCAAGAAGAGGACCGGCAGCATCGTCGCGGATTACTAG